The following coding sequences are from one Desulfosporosinus orientis DSM 765 window:
- a CDS encoding ABC transporter ATP-binding protein, translated as MSEVKEPRRRDLPEEKKIRGCEVRLDQVSKEYTQGAERITALDQISLEVKSGKFLAIMGASGSGKSTLLNLVAGLDKPSQGEIFLNGQAISGWTDNQLTIFRRQELGFIFQLFNLIPTLSAEENAALPLLMAGRPRSVWQPQVDRWLKRVGLESRRKNYPAELSGGQMQRIAIIRALIHRPALILADEPTGNLDSKTGDEMLFILKEITEDLGVTLIMVTHNPMVAAYGHTLVTLKDGRILDSTAR; from the coding sequence ATGAGTGAAGTTAAAGAGCCAAGGAGAAGGGATTTGCCAGAAGAAAAGAAGATTAGAGGATGTGAGGTCAGGCTGGACCAAGTTAGTAAAGAATACACCCAGGGCGCGGAAAGGATAACGGCTCTGGATCAAATAAGTTTGGAAGTAAAAAGCGGCAAATTCCTAGCCATAATGGGGGCCAGCGGGTCGGGGAAATCTACGTTGCTGAATTTAGTGGCCGGATTGGATAAGCCCAGCCAAGGGGAGATTTTCCTCAACGGTCAGGCAATTTCCGGTTGGACGGATAATCAGCTGACCATATTTCGCCGGCAGGAATTAGGGTTTATCTTTCAGTTATTCAATCTGATCCCTACTTTAAGTGCCGAGGAGAATGCCGCTTTGCCTTTACTTATGGCCGGCCGGCCCCGCTCAGTCTGGCAGCCGCAGGTTGACCGCTGGCTGAAACGAGTGGGTCTGGAGAGCCGGAGAAAAAACTACCCGGCGGAATTGTCGGGAGGACAGATGCAGAGAATAGCTATCATACGGGCCCTCATTCATCGCCCCGCTCTTATTCTGGCCGACGAGCCTACAGGAAACCTGGATTCCAAGACGGGAGATGAGATGCTCTTCATATTGAAAGAAATTACGGAGGACTTGGGAGTAACCCTGATTATGGTTACCCATAATCCTATGGTCGCCGCTTACGGACATACGCTGGTTACCCTGAAAGACGGACGAATCCTTGATTCCACGGCGAGGTGA
- a CDS encoding NADH:flavin oxidoreductase gives MSHLLPQPLQAGPLTLKNRLIMPPMATAKADPEGKVSPALLDYYQEKSQGGYLSLIIIEHSFVHADGKASNRQLSVSDDNLIDGLKKLAQVIQSNGSKTVMQINHAGSHTAPEITHSVPVAPSAVPHPRRNNLPEELARKEIAAIIKSFQEAARRTKEAGFDGVEIHAAHGYLLNQFFSPLTNKRTDEYGGNVHNRIRIHLQIIEEIRSAVGDDFPILLRLGAMDFKDGGITIEDSQIAAQAFEKAGVNLLDISGGFSGYMIPGLTGQGYFVSLTEAIKNVVSIPVILTGGITDVYSAERLLLEEKADLIGVGRAILNDSKWAERALSRFPSLA, from the coding sequence ATGTCACATTTACTACCGCAGCCTTTACAAGCAGGCCCGTTAACCCTTAAAAACCGCTTGATCATGCCGCCTATGGCTACCGCCAAAGCAGACCCGGAGGGGAAAGTCAGCCCGGCTCTTTTGGACTACTATCAGGAAAAATCACAAGGCGGCTATCTTTCCCTTATTATTATAGAACATAGTTTTGTCCATGCTGACGGTAAGGCCAGCAACCGGCAGCTTTCAGTATCCGACGACAATCTCATCGACGGCCTTAAAAAACTGGCCCAAGTTATCCAGAGCAATGGCTCTAAAACCGTAATGCAAATCAATCATGCCGGAAGCCATACAGCACCGGAAATCACCCATTCCGTCCCTGTTGCTCCTTCAGCAGTCCCTCATCCCCGCCGCAATAATTTGCCGGAGGAACTAGCCCGTAAAGAAATAGCCGCCATCATTAAATCCTTTCAAGAGGCGGCAAGACGTACAAAGGAAGCAGGATTTGACGGCGTGGAAATCCACGCCGCCCACGGTTACCTGCTCAACCAGTTTTTCTCTCCTCTAACCAATAAACGGACAGATGAATACGGAGGAAATGTTCATAACCGAATTCGCATACACCTACAAATCATAGAAGAGATCCGTTCCGCTGTTGGTGACGATTTCCCCATTCTCTTGCGTTTAGGCGCCATGGACTTTAAAGACGGGGGAATCACCATCGAGGATAGTCAGATTGCCGCTCAAGCCTTTGAAAAAGCGGGCGTAAATCTTCTTGATATTTCCGGCGGATTCTCCGGTTACATGATACCTGGACTCACCGGACAAGGTTATTTTGTCTCACTCACTGAAGCCATCAAAAACGTAGTATCCATTCCTGTGATTCTCACCGGCGGAATAACCGACGTATATTCTGCCGAAAGATTGCTCTTGGAAGAAAAGGCTGATCTCATTGGTGTTGGAAGAGCCATCCTGAATGATTCCAAATGGGCTGAGCGAGCCCTTTCACGTTTCCCTTCCCTTGCTTAA
- the yidC gene encoding membrane protein insertase YidC yields the protein MHMFSSTFSLILSSLINFTGDWFFAIALLTIGIKICLFPFSLRQQRSQLLTANFNEAKSIITKKFKNKKDKANSEIIKVASKYRVNSLTTFIPLLLQAPIFFSLYFSVLNLSSTVGSSVLPWISGVHSIDNLHVLPLLAGLSQGLSGFTMNSKNLSAFIVPVIIGVVFLWKAPAALSAYWLVNSASRFLEMKIFSLDIMRRKFFNVPTADQMAEKTA from the coding sequence ATGCATATGTTCAGTTCAACCTTTTCATTAATATTAAGTTCTTTGATTAATTTTACTGGTGATTGGTTTTTTGCTATTGCCTTACTAACCATTGGAATTAAGATATGCCTCTTTCCTTTCTCTCTTAGACAACAACGTTCTCAATTATTAACCGCAAACTTCAATGAAGCAAAGTCCATTATCACTAAAAAATTTAAGAATAAAAAAGACAAAGCAAATTCTGAAATAATAAAGGTGGCTTCTAAATATCGTGTTAATTCTCTCACCACGTTCATTCCCCTTTTACTTCAAGCACCCATCTTCTTCTCATTATACTTTTCTGTGCTCAATCTAAGCTCAACTGTAGGCAGCAGTGTCTTACCCTGGATTTCCGGTGTTCACTCCATTGATAATCTCCACGTTTTACCTTTGCTTGCGGGTTTATCCCAAGGTTTAAGCGGATTTACTATGAACAGTAAAAACCTCTCGGCCTTCATAGTTCCCGTAATCATTGGCGTGGTTTTTCTCTGGAAAGCCCCGGCAGCCCTTAGCGCCTACTGGCTTGTAAACTCTGCTTCAAGATTTCTGGAAATGAAGATCTTTTCTTTAGACATTATGCGGCGAAAGTTCTTCAATGTTCCAACAGCTGATCAAATGGCGGAAAAAACTGCCTAA
- a CDS encoding AAA family ATPase: MREKSMKIAISGKGGVGKTTLSSLLCYLYARDGQRVLAVDADPDANLGTALGFPSELLARLTPISEERKLIKERTGAEPGTIGAIYSLNPRVDDIPDIYVAEYRGIKLLRMGSITQGGTGCACPENTLLKSLLDHIVMERDEIAILDMEAGLEHFGRGTARGVDAFIVVVEPGRRSIETAQAVLKLANDLGVQHVYAVVNKVHEGQLPEIEQAINFLPILGHFPYDPQVVEADFHGENLFDLSEGFVREAEKIKGKIDSLLRI; the protein is encoded by the coding sequence ATGAGGGAAAAAAGCATGAAGATTGCCATCTCCGGAAAAGGAGGTGTAGGTAAAACTACCTTGTCATCGCTGCTATGCTATCTGTACGCTCGGGATGGACAGAGAGTTCTTGCCGTAGATGCTGACCCGGATGCTAATTTGGGAACGGCTCTGGGCTTTCCTTCGGAATTATTGGCCCGTTTAACGCCTATTTCTGAAGAACGAAAACTCATCAAAGAACGCACGGGAGCTGAGCCGGGAACGATTGGGGCAATTTATAGCCTCAATCCCCGGGTGGATGACATCCCGGATATCTATGTTGCGGAATACCGGGGGATCAAGCTTTTGCGGATGGGCTCCATTACCCAAGGGGGTACGGGCTGTGCCTGCCCGGAAAATACACTTTTAAAAAGTCTTTTGGATCATATTGTTATGGAAAGAGATGAAATTGCCATTTTAGATATGGAGGCAGGGCTTGAGCACTTTGGGCGTGGGACTGCCAGGGGTGTGGACGCCTTTATTGTTGTCGTGGAACCCGGACGACGGAGTATTGAAACAGCTCAGGCAGTCCTAAAGCTTGCTAATGATTTGGGTGTCCAACATGTTTATGCAGTGGTGAACAAAGTGCATGAAGGGCAATTACCTGAGATTGAACAGGCGATTAACTTTCTTCCCATTTTAGGACATTTCCCCTATGATCCCCAGGTTGTAGAGGCGGATTTTCACGGCGAAAATTTATTTGACCTGAGCGAAGGTTTTGTTCGGGAAGCTGAAAAGATTAAAGGGAAAATTGATTCACTGCTTAGGATCTAA
- the cooS gene encoding anaerobic carbon-monoxide dehydrogenase catalytic subunit, protein MSRQILVTDLSLDTGVQELLVKAEQEGIDTAFQRAREQEPHCKFGLTGVCCRRCLQGPCRITFNGNKGVKRGVCGATADQIVARNLLSLIVEGATPHVEHAREVLHTLLETAEGKAPYEIKGKEKLISIGKKLGLTVDGVELDKLAQEVALTALQDFQQQSGVSHWLRLRAQDQAIEAWEKLNLLPSNAHLEIANAINKTAMGCESDPVSLLLAVMKMGLVEGYDGLHLSTDLQDVIFGTPRLVKTQYRMGVIKEDYVNIAVHGHIPMVSEKVLEWSRKLNNQAIALGAKGINIVGVCCSANELLMRQGVSVATNYASQELAIITGALEAMVVDAQCIMPGLAQVAECYHTELISTLPNIKVEGASYVDWTPEEADKMGEEIVRRALAHYPERDQSKVRIPADTTEAYAGFSVEQIVELLAALNEADPLLPLIEAVAKGDILGVVAIVGCTNPKVKQDWANTEVAKELLRNNVLIVASGCSAHSLGKNGLLSPDGLQYCGEKLANVLRAIGKANGLPALPPALHMGSCVDNSRIDDLLVALGNRMGVAVRQLPVAGSSPENHSPKALSIGTFFIAQGVDVHIGVDAPITGSPLVEQALTADKGEFPVTTDELFGGKLIYEEDPIQAAQTMVARIIQKRKALGLVCPEI, encoded by the coding sequence ATGTCAAGACAGATATTAGTAACTGATCTTTCCCTGGATACGGGAGTACAGGAACTGCTGGTGAAGGCAGAACAGGAAGGGATTGACACAGCTTTTCAAAGGGCGAGGGAGCAAGAACCCCATTGTAAGTTCGGCTTAACAGGAGTTTGCTGCCGCCGCTGTCTGCAGGGACCCTGTCGTATAACTTTCAATGGAAATAAAGGAGTAAAACGCGGTGTGTGCGGGGCCACAGCGGATCAGATTGTGGCTCGGAATCTTCTCTCCCTAATTGTAGAAGGAGCAACGCCCCACGTTGAACATGCCAGAGAGGTCTTGCACACTCTTTTAGAGACCGCCGAAGGAAAAGCTCCTTATGAAATTAAGGGTAAAGAAAAGCTTATCAGCATTGGCAAGAAACTGGGATTGACTGTCGATGGTGTGGAATTGGATAAACTGGCTCAAGAAGTAGCTTTAACTGCTTTGCAGGATTTTCAGCAGCAATCCGGTGTCTCCCATTGGCTCCGCCTTCGAGCTCAGGATCAAGCCATTGAAGCCTGGGAAAAACTCAATCTATTGCCTTCCAACGCACATTTGGAAATTGCCAACGCCATTAATAAAACAGCCATGGGCTGTGAAAGTGATCCGGTCAGTCTTCTCTTGGCTGTTATGAAAATGGGATTAGTAGAGGGATATGATGGACTGCATCTTTCCACAGATCTTCAGGATGTAATATTTGGTACTCCCCGCCTTGTTAAAACCCAATATCGGATGGGAGTTATCAAAGAGGATTATGTCAATATTGCTGTTCATGGGCATATTCCTATGGTCTCGGAAAAAGTTCTGGAATGGAGCAGAAAATTAAATAATCAGGCGATAGCTTTGGGAGCAAAAGGCATTAACATTGTAGGAGTTTGCTGCAGTGCCAATGAACTTTTAATGCGTCAGGGAGTATCCGTAGCGACAAACTATGCCAGTCAGGAACTGGCAATTATCACCGGTGCTTTAGAGGCAATGGTGGTAGACGCACAATGCATCATGCCCGGCCTGGCCCAAGTGGCGGAATGTTATCACACAGAACTTATCTCCACCTTGCCGAATATTAAGGTGGAAGGGGCCAGCTATGTGGATTGGACACCGGAAGAGGCGGACAAAATGGGTGAGGAGATCGTCCGCCGTGCTCTGGCCCATTACCCGGAGCGGGATCAGTCAAAAGTGCGGATTCCGGCGGATACTACTGAAGCCTACGCTGGTTTTTCCGTTGAGCAGATTGTTGAGCTTTTGGCTGCTTTAAATGAGGCAGACCCCTTACTCCCTTTAATTGAAGCCGTTGCCAAAGGGGACATCTTGGGTGTAGTGGCTATTGTAGGATGCACGAATCCTAAAGTGAAACAAGATTGGGCTAACACGGAAGTGGCTAAAGAACTTTTGCGGAATAATGTCTTAATCGTTGCCTCCGGATGCTCAGCTCATTCTTTAGGGAAAAACGGTTTGTTGTCACCCGATGGTTTGCAGTATTGCGGTGAAAAACTTGCCAACGTTTTAAGAGCTATTGGGAAAGCCAATGGTTTACCAGCCCTGCCTCCGGCCCTTCATATGGGGAGTTGTGTGGATAATTCCAGGATTGATGACTTGCTGGTTGCCCTGGGAAACAGAATGGGGGTGGCTGTAAGACAATTGCCTGTGGCAGGCTCCAGTCCTGAAAATCATAGCCCTAAAGCTTTATCCATTGGCACCTTCTTTATTGCTCAGGGAGTGGACGTCCACATCGGGGTCGATGCTCCTATTACAGGGTCACCTCTTGTTGAGCAAGCCCTGACTGCTGATAAAGGTGAGTTTCCTGTGACTACGGATGAACTTTTTGGGGGAAAACTAATTTACGAAGAAGACCCGATCCAGGCTGCTCAAACCATGGTTGCCCGGATTATCCAGAAACGTAAGGCTTTGGGACTTGTTTGCCCGGAAATTTAG
- a CDS encoding Crp/Fnr family transcriptional regulator, translating into MLENKTGWEFWIMDLNELRRIPLLRALRDEQLEILQGNAQIRDYKKNKRIFEPGCKDNFIMIVLEGKVRIYLAYPDGKEFTIAFLEPGDIYSSHSKTFAEAREAAQILAISAKAFHLFMLNNPTILIGMVKALGDSLGNTLRIIENLAFLDIDKRLARFLLDAAKEKGVIKEEGTFINLGLSVEDIALAVGSSRQTASMLLNRWERDGVIKRNRKTVFLLDEPRLQELGERTE; encoded by the coding sequence ATGCTAGAGAATAAAACAGGCTGGGAGTTCTGGATCATGGATTTAAATGAACTGAGGAGAATTCCCCTTTTAAGAGCTTTAAGGGATGAACAGTTGGAAATTCTTCAAGGTAATGCTCAGATCAGAGACTATAAAAAAAATAAACGGATTTTTGAACCGGGCTGCAAGGATAATTTCATTATGATTGTGTTAGAAGGCAAAGTACGCATTTATCTCGCTTATCCGGATGGAAAGGAATTTACCATCGCCTTTTTAGAACCGGGTGATATTTATAGCAGTCATTCCAAAACCTTTGCCGAAGCGAGAGAAGCAGCCCAGATACTAGCCATCAGTGCCAAAGCGTTTCATCTTTTTATGCTCAATAACCCTACAATCCTTATCGGTATGGTTAAGGCTTTAGGAGACAGCTTAGGGAATACCCTTCGCATCATTGAAAATCTGGCCTTTCTTGATATCGATAAACGACTTGCCCGCTTTTTACTGGATGCTGCTAAAGAAAAAGGAGTTATAAAAGAAGAGGGCACATTTATTAATCTTGGTTTATCAGTGGAGGATATTGCTTTAGCCGTGGGGAGTTCCCGCCAGACCGCCTCCATGCTTTTGAATCGATGGGAACGGGATGGGGTTATCAAACGGAATCGCAAAACAGTGTTCTTGCTGGATGAGCCAAGGCTGCAGGAATTAGGAGAAAGGACAGAATAA
- a CDS encoding MarR family winged helix-turn-helix transcriptional regulator, which produces MAKNSQDLAQELLRIFSQFKRPSGQHPFSKQGIKPSEFILLNLLLKDCDDNSVGMRVTEISEKLDITPGGVTHTINSLEKGGFIERSADPNDRRIVLVRATEKSQKVIKQLYAEQLHFIEGLVTFLGEQDSQEFIRLFSKTLDYFKESRKK; this is translated from the coding sequence ATGGCTAAAAATTCTCAAGATTTAGCACAAGAATTACTGCGGATCTTCTCACAATTTAAACGGCCAAGTGGGCAACATCCTTTTTCAAAGCAGGGGATAAAGCCTAGCGAATTCATATTGCTAAACTTGCTCCTCAAGGATTGTGATGATAATTCAGTAGGTATGAGAGTCACTGAAATCAGTGAAAAGCTGGATATTACTCCCGGTGGTGTAACTCACACCATCAATTCCTTAGAAAAAGGCGGGTTTATTGAACGATCAGCAGATCCAAATGATCGCCGTATCGTCTTAGTCCGGGCAACGGAGAAAAGTCAAAAAGTTATCAAACAGCTTTATGCTGAACAGCTCCATTTTATAGAAGGTTTAGTAACTTTTCTGGGAGAGCAGGACAGCCAGGAATTCATCCGGCTGTTTTCAAAAACCTTAGATTATTTTAAAGAAAGCAGGAAAAAGTAA
- a CDS encoding MDR family MFS transporter: METNQRRKILIVGLLLGMFFASLDQTIVGTAMPRVVSDLQGLDIFVWVTTAYMLSSTTVVPIAGKLADIFGRRIMYVLGIGIFMLGSALSGQAHSMTALILSRGLQGIGGGVMMPMAMTIVGDIFPPAQRGKWQGLMGALFGLSSIVGPTIGGWIVDHSSWRWVFYINIPVGILAAATIFVGLSGEKQVKAKDNIAIDYAGVITLILGVVPLLLGLSLGGKDYPWSSWQILTLFLTTVVFLGSFIFIEKKAKDPILSLHLFKNRVFTSVNLVGFLMGFGMFGAITFLPLYLQGVLGVSATSSGNTMIPMMTAMMITSILGGKLVTRIQFRTQFALGMSIMAIGFYLMSTMNVNTSQSTAIMNIIVLGLGMGLVMPTLTIAVQSVFPPAERGVVTAATQFFRSIGSTLGMTILGVVMNHYSASYLRSDFIPAVEKIPGMQAGPFAGMLAKANTDPQGLFNILLSPDALNSIPQSLQQIMMPPLKLALASSLHYVFLVAMGIVFIGIIVSLFMGNARIESEASSKTNVKLEAELTNA; encoded by the coding sequence ATGGAGACAAATCAAAGACGCAAAATTTTAATTGTCGGCTTACTCTTAGGGATGTTCTTTGCGAGTTTAGACCAAACAATCGTAGGAACCGCTATGCCCAGAGTGGTTTCTGATTTACAAGGCTTAGATATTTTCGTCTGGGTAACTACAGCATACATGTTAAGTTCAACAACAGTGGTACCCATCGCCGGCAAGCTGGCCGATATTTTTGGCCGCCGGATTATGTATGTCTTGGGCATTGGCATATTCATGCTGGGGTCAGCCTTATCGGGACAAGCCCATTCCATGACAGCCTTAATCTTATCTCGTGGTCTCCAAGGCATTGGCGGTGGGGTCATGATGCCAATGGCAATGACCATTGTCGGGGATATATTCCCGCCCGCTCAGAGAGGTAAATGGCAAGGACTCATGGGGGCTCTTTTTGGTCTTTCTTCCATCGTTGGTCCCACCATCGGAGGATGGATTGTCGACCACTCTTCATGGCGCTGGGTATTTTATATCAACATCCCCGTGGGTATCCTGGCAGCAGCCACTATCTTTGTGGGACTTTCCGGTGAAAAGCAGGTAAAAGCCAAAGACAACATTGCCATAGATTATGCAGGAGTTATCACCCTCATCCTAGGTGTTGTGCCTCTGTTACTTGGCCTAAGTCTTGGCGGCAAAGACTACCCCTGGAGTTCCTGGCAAATTCTGACCCTCTTTTTAACCACTGTTGTCTTCTTAGGTTCCTTTATATTTATTGAGAAAAAAGCAAAGGATCCGATTTTAAGTTTGCATTTATTTAAAAACAGAGTATTTACTTCCGTCAATCTTGTCGGTTTTCTCATGGGCTTTGGCATGTTTGGAGCGATTACCTTCTTACCTTTATATCTCCAAGGTGTTTTAGGAGTAAGCGCAACATCCTCTGGCAATACCATGATTCCTATGATGACCGCTATGATGATAACCAGTATTTTGGGAGGCAAACTTGTCACGAGAATTCAGTTTCGCACCCAGTTCGCTCTGGGAATGTCCATTATGGCCATTGGCTTTTATTTAATGAGCACCATGAATGTCAACACCAGTCAATCCACAGCGATCATGAACATTATTGTCTTAGGATTAGGCATGGGCTTAGTCATGCCGACCCTGACAATTGCTGTACAAAGCGTGTTTCCTCCGGCTGAGAGAGGAGTTGTCACCGCTGCAACTCAATTCTTCCGCAGTATCGGCAGCACCCTAGGTATGACAATTCTCGGCGTTGTTATGAATCATTACTCTGCCAGTTATTTAAGAAGTGATTTCATACCGGCAGTTGAAAAGATTCCTGGTATGCAAGCAGGACCTTTTGCAGGTATGCTCGCTAAGGCAAATACGGATCCTCAAGGATTGTTCAATATTCTGCTGAGTCCGGATGCTTTAAACAGCATTCCTCAATCACTTCAGCAAATCATGATGCCTCCCCTTAAATTAGCCTTAGCCAGCTCACTGCACTACGTTTTTCTGGTAGCAATGGGTATTGTCTTTATTGGTATCATCGTCAGCCTGTTTATGGGCAACGCTAGAATTGAAAGCGAAGCAAGCTCTAAAACCAACGTTAAGCTGGAAGCTGAACTAACTAATGCTTAA
- a CDS encoding AAA family ATPase: MELEQLKQGLSQKGYIADDTTAQVLQYSLLLNKPLLIEGPAGAGKTELAKVWSQYLDRNLIRLQCYEGIDESKALYEWNYHKQLLYIQTQNSDQKTWSHTSKSIYAREFLSERPLLRAINSEKPSVLLIDEIDKSDEEFESFLLEILSDWQITIPESGTIAAASIPSVILTSNNTRNISNALRRRCLYLYLDYPNEQRELDILRLHFPALNVTLGKQVVTFVRSLRLEKLKKHPSISEVIDWVSILDHMGIEELSADLIINTLNILLKFKDDCEKIIDKMQQKDWFSGISNS; this comes from the coding sequence ATGGAATTAGAACAATTAAAACAAGGACTAAGCCAAAAAGGTTATATAGCGGATGATACTACGGCTCAGGTACTCCAGTATTCTTTACTGCTGAACAAACCCCTGCTGATTGAAGGTCCCGCCGGAGCCGGCAAGACAGAGCTGGCTAAAGTCTGGAGCCAGTATCTGGACAGAAATCTCATCCGCCTGCAATGTTATGAAGGTATTGATGAAAGTAAAGCCCTCTATGAATGGAATTATCATAAACAATTGCTCTACATACAGACCCAAAATTCAGATCAAAAGACGTGGTCCCATACCAGCAAAAGCATTTATGCCCGGGAATTCCTCTCAGAAAGGCCTTTATTGCGGGCCATTAACAGCGAAAAACCCTCCGTTCTTTTAATCGATGAAATCGATAAAAGTGACGAAGAGTTCGAAAGCTTTCTCCTGGAAATACTGTCGGATTGGCAAATAACCATTCCTGAAAGCGGGACTATTGCCGCTGCCAGCATACCTTCCGTTATCTTAACCAGCAACAATACCCGGAATATAAGTAACGCCCTGCGGAGACGATGTCTCTATTTGTACTTGGATTACCCCAATGAGCAAAGGGAACTGGATATTCTGAGACTTCATTTTCCCGCTCTTAACGTTACCTTAGGAAAACAAGTCGTAACCTTTGTCAGAAGTTTAAGGCTTGAAAAACTAAAGAAACACCCAAGTATCAGTGAAGTTATTGATTGGGTCAGTATTCTGGATCACATGGGTATTGAAGAGCTTTCTGCTGATCTGATCATCAATACCCTTAATATTCTTTTAAAGTTCAAAGACGATTGTGAAAAAATTATTGATAAAATGCAGCAAAAGGATTGGTTTAGTGGAATATCTAATTCTTGA